One Chromobacterium paludis genomic window carries:
- a CDS encoding DnaJ C-terminal domain-containing protein: MKFHDYYETLGIARTATQDEVKQAYRKLARKFHPDVSKEADAETRFKELGEAYTVLKNPEKRAAYDLMGSDLKSGQDFQPPPDWDSGFEFHGRDFGGGTTDQDDFFESLFGRRARGGGHRHAHGVGRDHHAKVQIDLEDAYQGCQRSVELRMPTQTADGHVVLQTRTLSVAIPKGIRAGQHLRLAGQGGAAPGGGPAGDLYLEIEFKRHRLFRVEGRDVFLELPVSPWEAALGASVEALTPDGPVQLKIPPGSQAGKQLRLKGRGIPSAVPGDLYVALTIALPPVAGERERAAYQAMAHAFDFNPRSALKG, translated from the coding sequence ATGAAGTTCCACGACTATTACGAAACGCTGGGTATTGCGCGCACCGCCACGCAGGATGAGGTCAAGCAGGCATATCGCAAGCTGGCGCGGAAATTCCATCCGGACGTCAGCAAGGAGGCGGATGCGGAGACGCGCTTCAAGGAACTCGGCGAGGCCTACACGGTATTGAAGAACCCTGAGAAGCGCGCTGCCTATGATTTGATGGGCAGCGATCTGAAAAGCGGACAGGACTTCCAACCACCACCTGATTGGGACAGCGGCTTCGAGTTTCATGGCCGCGATTTCGGCGGCGGCACGACCGATCAGGACGATTTCTTCGAATCCTTGTTTGGCCGGCGTGCGCGCGGCGGCGGGCACCGTCATGCCCATGGCGTCGGTCGGGATCATCACGCCAAAGTGCAGATTGATCTGGAAGATGCCTACCAAGGCTGCCAACGCAGCGTAGAGTTGCGCATGCCGACCCAGACTGCCGATGGCCATGTGGTGCTGCAGACGCGCACCTTGTCGGTGGCCATCCCCAAAGGCATACGGGCAGGGCAACATCTGCGCCTGGCCGGACAGGGCGGCGCGGCGCCCGGCGGCGGGCCGGCCGGCGATTTGTATCTGGAAATCGAATTCAAGCGCCATCGGCTGTTTCGAGTCGAAGGGCGCGATGTTTTCCTGGAGCTGCCGGTGTCGCCGTGGGAGGCGGCGCTTGGCGCATCCGTGGAAGCGCTCACGCCTGATGGTCCGGTTCAGCTCAAGATCCCACCGGGATCCCAGGCCGGGAAACAATTGCGCCTGAAGGGGCGCGGCATTCCCAGCGCTGTGCCGGGCGATTTATATGTGGCGTTGACGATAGCCTTGCCGCCGGTGGCGGGCGAGCGGGAGCGCGCCGCCTACCAGGCCATGGCTCATGCCTTTGACTTCAATCCGCGCAGCGCGTTGAAAGGATAG
- a CDS encoding lmo0937 family membrane protein produces the protein MFEIVIVTLLVLWALGLMTAFTMGGFIHILLLLAVVAILVRFIQGRPL, from the coding sequence ATGTTTGAAATTGTCATTGTCACCTTGCTGGTCTTGTGGGCTTTGGGTTTGATGACGGCTTTCACAATGGGAGGCTTCATCCATATTCTTTTGTTGTTGGCAGTCGTGGCGATACTGGTGCGTTTTATCCAAGGTCGGCCGTTATAA
- a CDS encoding BON domain-containing protein — MKNDIQLQQDVMAELNWDPSISSSHVGVSTNDGVVTLTGHVCSYAEKWAAERAALRVAGVKALAIEMDVELPNSDRREDADISRSVAHLLQQMTEIPKEGIKVMVENGWVTLFGEVEWDYQRQIASRIVRHLLGVTGVSDNIAITPKLSMNDVKDGVENALRRRAIADIDSISVMIQGEDVILDGVVHSWSERELAEHAAWGMPGVHQVINKIKVSI; from the coding sequence ATGAAAAACGATATTCAGTTGCAACAGGATGTAATGGCTGAATTGAATTGGGACCCTTCGATTAGTTCCAGCCATGTAGGGGTATCTACGAATGATGGTGTAGTAACACTGACAGGACATGTCTGTAGTTATGCTGAAAAGTGGGCTGCGGAACGCGCTGCTCTGCGCGTGGCCGGTGTGAAAGCGTTGGCAATTGAAATGGATGTCGAATTGCCTAACTCCGACCGGCGTGAAGATGCAGATATTTCTCGGTCCGTTGCTCATCTTCTACAGCAGATGACTGAAATACCGAAAGAAGGAATAAAAGTCATGGTAGAAAATGGCTGGGTAACATTGTTTGGTGAGGTGGAATGGGATTACCAGCGCCAAATCGCTAGTCGGATAGTGCGACACTTATTGGGCGTAACTGGTGTAAGCGATAATATTGCCATCACTCCAAAGCTGTCTATGAACGATGTAAAGGACGGTGTGGAGAATGCTCTCCGTCGTCGAGCTATCGCCGACATAGATAGTATTTCAGTGATGATACAGGGAGAGGATGTGATCCTAGATGGTGTGGTACATAGTTGGTCAGAAAGGGAGCTAGCCGAGCATGCCGCATGGGGCATGCCTGGCGTACATCAAGTTATAAACAAAATAAAGGTGTCAATTTAA
- a CDS encoding BON domain-containing protein — MLIPSQQRASRFTLFLAYAALITVSAGARSNSVSTMPDNPPAPMQTMGDTYAEGTEVSSYVSDAMITGKVKAELFRDPDLTSYEIRVETDNGRVMLSGQVDTQAEVDRAGDLALGIKEVRVVINYICVRGSQ; from the coding sequence ATGCTTATCCCATCCCAGCAACGCGCAAGCCGCTTTACTCTGTTTCTTGCCTACGCCGCGCTGATCACCGTTTCTGCAGGCGCCCGCAGCAATAGCGTCAGCACCATGCCGGACAACCCGCCTGCCCCGATGCAAACCATGGGCGATACCTATGCCGAAGGCACCGAGGTGAGCAGCTATGTCTCGGACGCCATGATTACCGGCAAAGTCAAAGCCGAGCTGTTCCGCGATCCTGATCTGACCTCGTACGAAATACGAGTAGAAACCGATAACGGTCGAGTTATGCTGAGCGGGCAGGTGGATACCCAGGCCGAGGTTGACCGAGCCGGAGATCTGGCGCTGGGCATCAAGGAGGTCCGGGTCGTCATCAACTATATATGTGTCCGCGGCTCCCAATAG
- a CDS encoding DUF1269 domain-containing protein has translation MESSKSAVYVYNTHLEAEDAIRLLSKGGFDVKKLSIIGKGYHSEESPIGFYTTGDKMKMWGGVGAFWGGLWGLLFAPAVFFLPGLGLVAMAGPVVSILVSALEGAAIAGGVSALGAALTRVGVNADQVVKYETALKADKYVLVVHGGEADVARAQSILDIATGWKEVR, from the coding sequence ATGGAATCATCAAAGTCGGCAGTTTATGTCTACAACACTCATCTTGAAGCAGAGGATGCAATCCGCCTGCTAAGCAAAGGTGGCTTTGACGTAAAAAAATTATCCATAATTGGAAAAGGTTACCATAGCGAGGAAAGTCCTATCGGATTTTATACTACCGGCGATAAGATGAAGATGTGGGGAGGTGTTGGCGCATTTTGGGGAGGTTTATGGGGATTGCTATTCGCGCCCGCTGTTTTCTTTCTACCTGGTTTAGGATTGGTTGCCATGGCTGGCCCGGTAGTTTCGATCCTAGTTAGCGCATTGGAGGGTGCTGCGATTGCTGGCGGGGTTTCTGCACTGGGAGCGGCACTTACCAGGGTTGGTGTTAACGCCGATCAGGTCGTAAAATATGAAACTGCGCTGAAGGCAGATAAGTATGTGTTGGTTGTACACGGCGGAGAGGCGGATGTTGCCAGAGCACAAAGCATTCTGGATATTGCCACTGGATGGAAAGAGGTCCGATAA
- a CDS encoding lipid-binding SYLF domain-containing protein, translating to MPMACETKRHNFYAIAFKKSLKPLSRSSTMIHPLRNLQKVLLLAATALMLCLASAYTQAESARDLDEAALQSLHMLYQTSPAAESLSHKASAILVFPKIVKAGLIFGGAYGEGVLLEGGHPNGYYNSVTASWGWQAGAESYGYVVFLMNQKAIRYLKKSMGWEIGTGPSVVVVDAGTAKNLSSTTLRNDAYAFIFDQQGLMASLSIEGTKISLIKR from the coding sequence ATGCCCATGGCTTGCGAAACAAAGCGCCATAACTTCTACGCGATAGCATTCAAGAAGAGTCTCAAACCCCTTTCAAGGAGTTCCACCATGATCCATCCCCTACGAAATCTGCAGAAAGTCCTGTTACTGGCCGCCACCGCGCTGATGCTGTGTCTGGCCAGCGCCTATACCCAGGCCGAATCGGCGCGCGATCTGGATGAGGCCGCCCTGCAATCGCTGCACATGCTGTATCAAACGAGCCCTGCGGCGGAAAGTCTCTCCCACAAGGCCTCCGCCATCCTGGTGTTTCCCAAGATTGTCAAAGCCGGGCTGATCTTTGGCGGCGCATACGGCGAAGGCGTGCTGCTGGAAGGAGGCCACCCCAACGGCTATTACAACTCAGTTACCGCATCTTGGGGCTGGCAGGCCGGCGCGGAATCCTATGGCTATGTGGTATTTCTGATGAATCAGAAAGCCATCCGCTATCTGAAAAAGTCTATGGGTTGGGAAATCGGCACGGGCCCCAGCGTGGTCGTGGTTGATGCCGGAACGGCGAAAAACTTGAGCTCGACGACATTGCGCAACGACGCCTATGCTTTCATCTTCGACCAGCAAGGCCTGATGGCTAGCCTGAGCATAGAAGGCACCAAGATTTCGCTCATCAAGCGTTAA
- a CDS encoding PRC-barrel domain-containing protein: MNYAERDIYGVYRVKGHTQLAEQVELMAVNALIGSDVYNQRNVFLGDIKEIMLNVKTGCISYVQLSIRGLLDLDGKRVAVPWSAFMFDAANNRLVVSMDRLHLWQVPDIEVHKWLHVNQPTPLPDKAADYGRGLD, from the coding sequence ATGAACTATGCAGAGCGCGATATTTACGGGGTGTACCGAGTGAAAGGCCATACGCAGTTAGCGGAGCAGGTGGAGCTGATGGCGGTGAATGCGCTGATCGGCAGCGACGTTTACAACCAGCGCAATGTGTTTCTGGGCGATATCAAGGAAATCATGCTGAACGTGAAAACGGGCTGCATCTCCTATGTGCAATTGTCGATTCGCGGCTTGCTGGACCTTGACGGCAAAAGGGTGGCCGTACCGTGGAGCGCCTTTATGTTTGATGCCGCGAATAATCGCTTGGTGGTGAGCATGGATCGTTTGCATTTGTGGCAGGTCCCTGACATTGAAGTGCACAAGTGGCTGCATGTGAACCAGCCAACGCCTTTGCCCGACAAGGCGGCCGACTATGGCCGCGGACTCGACTAA
- a CDS encoding antitoxin PaaA2 family protein yields MQRPEPIPLTSESTISYNEYVRQAVQAALDDPRAGIPHEQAKRDFALKRAALLRRSKLD; encoded by the coding sequence ATGCAACGGCCAGAGCCCATCCCCCTCACTTCAGAATCGACGATTTCTTATAACGAGTACGTTCGCCAAGCCGTCCAAGCTGCGCTGGATGATCCGCGCGCCGGCATTCCACACGAACAGGCTAAACGCGATTTCGCCCTCAAGCGCGCCGCACTGCTGCGGCGCTCGAAGCTGGACTAA
- a CDS encoding chaperone modulator CbpM has product MDQNQPAVTQGVVVEEQLELTLLELCQASHAEEAFVIRWVREGVLEPLGESPQNWRFRGDALRRAQVAWRLSRDLEINPSGVALVLDLLDELQALRARLDRTGKH; this is encoded by the coding sequence ATGGATCAGAACCAGCCGGCAGTGACTCAGGGCGTGGTGGTGGAGGAGCAACTGGAGCTGACGTTGCTTGAACTGTGCCAGGCCAGTCATGCCGAAGAGGCCTTTGTTATCCGCTGGGTGCGGGAGGGCGTGCTGGAGCCGCTGGGCGAGTCGCCGCAGAATTGGCGTTTCCGTGGCGATGCCTTGAGGCGCGCACAGGTAGCGTGGCGCTTGTCGCGCGATCTAGAGATCAATCCCTCTGGCGTGGCGCTGGTGCTGGATCTGTTGGACGAGCTGCAGGCCTTGCGGGCGCGTCTGGATCGGACTGGCAAGCACTAG